CCTGAATTCCAGCGGGAAAATAATCACCCCCACCGGGGTGTCAACACTGCCCTGGGATTTTTTTTACCGTTTCCGCGCCCGGATGGGTCACCCCCAGGCCGCTCCCGCGCCCAATCCGGCCGCCGAACGCTCGTAGGAGTCGTTGCGCAGGATCTCCACGCCGTCGCGGCCGTAAAAAGCCGAAAGTTCGCCCAGCCGGGACAGGGCGGACTCGTCCAGCTGGCCGGGCAGCAGCCGCCAGGACCAGTTGCCGTTGGCCAGCCCCGGGGTGTTCATGCGTCCGCGTTCGTCCAGGGAGAGCAGATCCTGGGCCGTGACGATGGCGGTGTTCGCCGGACAGGACTGGGCCAGGCGGATGAGCGCCCAGGAGACGTCCTCCTCGCGGACTTCCGCGCCGAGGTAGCGCGCCAGCCGCGCCTTGTCGCCCGGTCCGGCGTCGGTGCGCAGCCAACCCCGGGCCGTGTTGTTGTCGTGGGTTCCCACGTAGACCACGCTGTTCTGTTCCTGGTTGTGCGGCGCGTCCGGGTTGTGGGCCAAGTCCGGGCCGAAGCAGAACTGGAGTATGTGCATGCCCGGGAATCCGAAGGAGTTCTTCAACTCCACCACGTCCGGGGTGATCACGCCCAGATCCTCGGCGATGATCGGAATCTCCCCGGCCTCCTCGCGCAGCCGTGAGAAGAGCGTTTCACCCGGGGCGAAGACCCATTTGCCGCGCACGGCGGTGGCCTCGGCCGCGTCGATCTCCCAGTAGGCCGCGAAGCCCCGGAAGTGGTCCAGGCGCACCCGACCGAAGAGCCCGAAGTTGTGCCGCAGCCGGGCGATCCACCAGGAGAAGCCCTGGGCCTCGGCGGTCCGCCAGTCGTAGACCGGGTTGCCCCAGCGCTGACCCGTGGCGCTGAAATAGTCCGGCGGCACCCCGGCCACCACCAGGGGGTCGCCCCGCTCGTCCAGGCGGAACAGCTCCTGGCGGCTCCAGACGTCCGCCGAGTCGTAGGTCACGTAGATCGGCGCGTCGCCGACGAGCTCCACTGAGAGTTCCCGGGCCCGATCCTTGAGCCGTCCCCACTGGCGGAAGAACTGTCTCTGGCAGAACTTTTCGAACAGGATGTCGCGGGCCAGTTCCTGGCCCCAATGGCGCAGGGCCTCCTCGCGCCGGGCGCGCAGATCTTCGGGCCAGAGGTTCCAGGCCGCGCCATTGAAACGGCGCTTGGCGGCCATGAACAGGGCGAAGTCGTTGAGCCAGTGGGCGTTGTCCTCCAGGAAGCGTTGGAACGCGGTATCGTCCAGGAGCCCGGCTTCGGCCCGTTCGAAGGCGCGCCAGAGCAGTCCCCGGCGAGCCAATGTGGCGGTTTCGAAGTCCGCGTGGGGCGTCGCCGGCAGGCGCGCGCCATCCAGCTCCTGGCCACTGAGCAGGCCATCCTCGCGCAGAAAGTCCGGGCTGATGAGCAGGGTGTGCCCGGCGAAGGCCGAATAGGAGGAGTAGGGCGAGTTGCCCAGGCCGGGTTCGGTTGGTCCCAGGGGCAGCATCTGCCAGTGGCGCTGGCCGCCGCGGGCCAGGAGGTCCAGGAAGCGATGGGCCTCGGGCCCCATGTCGCCCACGCCGAAGGGCGAGGGCAGGGAGGTGAGATGCAGGAGAAGACCGCTGCCGCGAATCATGGGGGCCTCCTTGTTCGGCATGAACATTTTTCATTATGCCAAGTCCGAGGGGAAGCTGTAAAGCGCGGCCCGCGACGGGAAAAATTCTTGAAACGGTAACAGGCCCGTCACCCCGGGCCGCATCCGCGATGGTAGTTTCCCCCAACCTCAAAAAAGGGGGATCGCATGGCCGAGAACCGAACCGATCGACTCTTCGAGCTTCCCGCCCTGTTTCACGACCCCGTGCGCCGGGCCCTGTTCTCCTTCGTCAAGCGTCCCGTCTCGCGCATGCTGCGCCTGAAGACCTTGAACCGTCTCTACTCCGTGGCCGTGGACCCGGCCTGCTCCGCCGAGGACGCCCCTCGCTTCGTGAGCCGGGCCTTGGACACCCTGGGCGTGGTCCGCCGCGTGGGCCCCGCCGATCTGGCGCGCATCCCGGCGACCGGCCCGCTGGTGGTGGTGGCCAACCACCCCTACGGCGTGGTCGAGGGGCTGGCCTTGTTGGAGCTGCTGGGGGCCGTGCGGCCGGACGTGAAGGTCATGGCCAACTTCCTGCTGGGCCTTGTGCCGGAAATCCGGGACCAGCTCATCGGCGTGGACCCCTTCGGCGCGCCCGGGGCCGAGGGCCGCAGCTTGGCCGGGCTCAAGCAGGCCATTCGCTGGGTGCGTGACGGCCACGTGCTGGCCGTGTTCCCGGCCGGGGAGGTGGCCAGCCTCAAGCTGACCAAGTTCCTGGTGGCCGACCCGGACTGGCACCCCGGCGTGGCCGGGATCGTGCGCAGCACCAAGGCCCCGGTGCTGCCGGTCTTCTTCCGGGGGCGCAACAGCAATCTCTTCCAGGCCGCCGGGCTGATCCATCCGCGTCTGCGCACGGCCATGCTTCCGCGCGAGACGGTCAAGCTGCGCAAGGGCGAGGTGGAGGCCGCCGTGGGCCGGGTCATTCCCTTCGACAAGCTGGAAGGTTTCGGCTCCAACCGCGAGATGATCGACTACCTGCGTTTCCGGACCTATCTGCTCAAGCGCCGCGCCGGGAAGGCCAAGGGCGGGCGCGCTGGAGCCCCGGCCCGGCTCAAGCCCCTGGCTCGGGCCGGGAACCCGGCGAAACTGCGCCGCGAGGTGGAGAGCCTGCCTCCCTCGGCCTTGTTGGCCGAGTCCGGGGCCTTCCAGGTCTTCGCCGCCGAGGCCCGGGACATTCCCGGGGTGCTGGCCGAGATCGGACGACTTCGCGAACTGACCTTCCGGGGGGTGGGCGAGGGCACGGGCCGGGCCGCCGACCTGGACCGCTTCGACAATTCATACACCCACCTCCTCCTTTGGAACCGCGAGAACTCCGAGGCCGCCGGGGCATATCGCTTCGGCCGCACCGACGCGATCCTGGCCCGGCACGGCGTGGGCGGGCTCTATACGAGCACGCTCTTCCACTATCGCCCGGGTCTGTTGGAGCGGCTCTCCCCGGCCCTGGAACTGGGGCGTTCCTTCGTGGTTCCCTGGCATCAGAAGAGCTACCAGCCGCTGCTGCTCATGTGGAAGGGCCTGGCCGCCTGGATCGCGCGCAATCCGCGCTACCGCACCCTGTTCGGCTGCGTGAGCGTGTCGGGGGAGTATGACGCGGTGTCCCGCGAACTCATCGTGGAGTTCCTCTCGCGCCACGCTCTGCTGCCCGGTCTCTCGGCCCTTGTGAGGCCGCGCCGTCCGCCGCTGCTCAAGGCCGTGCGCCGTCTGGACGGGAGTTTTCCCGAACTGGCCTTCCGCGACCTGGAGGACGTCTCGGCCCTGGTGGAGGACGTGGAGGGCGGCCGGGGCATCCCGGTGCTCCTGCGCCAGTATCTCAAGCTCGGCGGCAAGCTTCTGGGCTTCAATGAAGACCCGGACTTCGGCGACTGCATGGACGGGCTCATCCTGGTGGATCTCCTGGACACGGACCCGCGTGTGCTGACCCGCTTCATGGGCGCGGAGGAGGCCAGGGCCTTCCTGGCCTTCCATCGCGACGGAGGTGGGCTCACTCCCCGCGCCGCTGCCTAAGTGCCCGCGATGGTCAAAAAAAGCCCCCGCCCGGAGAACCGGACGGGGGCTTTTCGTCGCGTCGGTGGGACGTCAGGCGTTCATGGCCTCGCGTACGCTGGCCGCGAACGCGTCCACCTGCTCGTCCGTGGTGTCGAATGAGGTCATCCAGCGCACCTCCAGGGGCTCCTCGCGCCAGATATAGAAGTAGTAGCGTTCCAACAGCCGCTCCACGGCCTGACGGGGCAGGCTGGCGAAGACCGCGTTGGTCTGCACCGCGCGGTTGATGGTCACGCCCGGGATGCGGTCCACCTGCTCGGCCAGGCGGCGGGCCGCCCGGTTGGCGTTCTTCGCGTTCTCCAGCCAGAGGCCGTCGCGCAGGTAGCGCTCGAACTGGGCCGTGACGAAACGCATCTTGGCCACCAGCTGCATGCCCTGCTTGCGCACATAGCGGAAGTCCCGGCCCAGGTCCGGGTTGAGGAAGATCACTGCCTCGCCCATGAGCATGCCGTTCTTGGTCCCGCCGAAGGAGAGCACGTCCACGCCCAGGTCCGTGGTCATCTCCCGGAAGCCCAGGCCCAGGGCCGCGCAGGCGTTGGCCAGGCGCGCGCCGTCCATGTGCAGGATGAGGTCGTTCTTGTGGCAGAAGTCCGCCAGGGTCTTGATTTCCTCTGGGGAGTAGAGAGTCCCCAGCTCGGTGCACTGGGTGATCTGGACCACGCGGGGCTGGCTGTGGTGCACGTAGCCCTTGTGTTGGAGATGGGGCCGCAGGGCCTGCACGTCGATCTTCCCCGAGGCCGAGGGGATGGGCACCACCTTGATGCCGCCGAAGGCTTCCGGCGCACCGCATTCATCCACGTGGATGTGGGCCAGGTCGGAGCAGAGCACGGACTGCCAGGTCTGGGTCACGGAGCGCAGGCCGAGCACGTTGGCGGCCGTGCCCGTGACCACGTAGTGGATGCGGGCGCGTGGGCCGAAGTGCTCCCGGAACAGCTCGTCCACGTGGATGCTCAGGGGGTCGTCGCCGTAGCTCTTGGCCATGCCTTCGTTGGCCTCGGCCAGGGCTTCCAGGATCGCCGGGTGGGCCCCGGAATTGTTGTCGCTGGCGAAGGAGCGCAGGGGCTCGCCGAAACGTCCGGTCATCGTTCGTATCCTTTGAGCCTCGCGGTGGCTTCCTCGATGTCGATGGCCACCACGGCGGTCTGGGCGAGAATTTTTTCGTCGTAGGGAAAGTCGTCCGAACCCGCGTACTTGCGCATGATCAGGCCCAGGCCGCGCCGCTTTTCCCCGGGATCGTCCACGAAGCGCGGCAGGCCTCGGCCATGGACGCCGCGGAAACGCCAGCCCCACTGGCAGGCCCGTTCGCCGCGCTTGATCTCCAGATCCACCTCGGCGGCGAAGGCCACGGGCGCGCCCGTTCCCAGGGCCCGGGCCTTGCGGCCCTCCTTGCCGGAATGGAAATAGATGGTCCGTCCTTCCAGGGCGAAGTTCACCGTCACGCAGTAGGGGCCGTCCCCGTCCACGAGGGCCAGGTGCAGGACTTCGGCGCGGTCCAGGATGTCCGCCACCAGGGCGGGATCGTGCTGCACGCTTTTGCGCATGGAGTCTCCTTCGGCCTTGCAAACCAGCCGGGCGATGCATACCTTCTCCCTTCCGAAAAGGGAACAGCGGCCGCGAGCCTTTTCCAGCCGGGAAACAGCGCGGCCGGGGAGAATGAATCCGCATGAAGTCCTGTGTGTTGCTGCTCGTCGACGATCCCGAAACCGAACCGGCGTCCTCGCGGCTGGCCGCCGAAACCTCGCCGGAGACCGCCGTCGCCCTGCGCCGGGCCATGGTCGAGGACATGCTCGACATGCTCCGCTGGAGCGAGAGCGAGGTCATCGTCTGCCGCGCCCCGGAGTTCGACGAGGCGCGCTGCCGGGCCTGGCTCGGAGACCGTCCGCTGTGGACCCAGAAGGGCAAGGACCGCTCCGCCCGGCGGGCCAACGCCCTGCGCCGGGCCCTGACCATCAAGGATTTCGACCGGGCCCTGGTTCTGGACGCCGACATTCCGCAGCTGGACGACGAAACCGTGCGCCGGGCCCTCAAGGGCCTGGAGTGGAACACCTGCGTTCTGGCTCCCGCCCGGGGCGGCTTTTCCCTGGCGGGCTTCGACCGTGAGGGTTTCCTGCCGGACATGTTCAGCCACGTGCCCGCCGAGGAACCGGACGCCCTGCGCCGCAGCCTCAACGTGCTGGAAATCTACCGCCGACAGCCCACGCTTCTGGACGAGCTGGCCGGGGTGGCCTGTCTGGACGACCTGCGCCGCCTGGCCGACAATCCGCCTCGGCACATGACGAGATCCCGGGCGCTGGCCCTGTTTCGGCGACTGGCCGCTCAGTAGTCCAGCAGGGTCAGGCGCGGGTCGCTTCCCGTGGGGTGCTTGCGACGGAAGCGCACCTCGTCGTGGCCCACGCCGTGGCGGAAGGAGAAGTCCCAGGCCCCTCCCGAGCCGAAGCCGCTGATGATCTCGGCCTTGATGCCCGCGCGGATGCGGAAGACCAGCTCCTCTTCCCCAGTTTCGGCCAGATGCGCGACCATGGCCGGAACCAGGCCGCAGGAAACGTGGCTCAGATCGATTTCACGGGACATACGGCCTCACTTTCCAATGCAGAAGCGGTTGAAGATGGCCTCCAGCACGTCCTGGGCCGCGATTTCGCCGGTGATTTCGGCGAGGATCGCGCAGGCCGCGTCCAGGCGCACCCCGAGCAGGTCGTAGGGCAGCCCCCCGGCGGCGTCGACGGCCAGTTCAGCCAGTTCCGCGCGGGCCCGGCGCAAGGCTTCGGCTTGGCGCAGGTTCGGGGCCACGGTGTCGGGCTCGGGTTCGGGCGTCGAGGCCGCCAGGCGTTCCCGCAACCGCGCGGCCAGGGCCTCCAGGCCCGCGCCGGTCCTGGCCGAAACGGCCGCGACCTCGAAGCGATCGGCCAGTTCCGTTCCGGGCCAGGGCTCGACCCGGGGCAGATCGTCCTTGTTCACCACCACCAGGGTCCGTTCCGCTGAAAGCTCGTCCGCGGCCTGGCGCTCCTCGTCGCTGAGCGGCGCATCGCCGCCGACCACGAAGAGCACGAGGTCCGCCCCCCGGGCCAGCTCTCCGGCCCGCTCCAAACCGGCCCGTTCCACCGGGCTTTCGGTTCGGCGCAGTCCGGCGGTGTCCACCAGGCGCACGGGCAGGCCGTCCAGGTCGAGCAGCTCCTCCAGCCAGTCCCGGGTGGTGCCCGGGATGTCCGTGACGATGGCCCGCTCCCGGCCCGCCAGGGCGTTCAGCAGGCTGGACTTGCCCGCGTTGACCCGGCCGCGCAGGACCGCCAGCGCACCCTCGCGCCAGGCCCGGGTCCGCTCCACCCCGGCCAGCAGCGCGTCCAGGGCGGCCAGCCCGCGTTCCACGACCTCGGCCAGCCGGTCCGGCGGCAGGCAGTCCACGTCCTCCTCGGGAAAGTCCACGGCCAGACAGAGCTGGGCCTTGAGCTCCTCCAACTCCGCGCGCAGGGCGGCCACCCGGCGGCCCAGGACGCCCGAGAGCTTGACCTGGGCCAGCTGCGCGGCGGCCCGAGTGGGCGCGGCGATGGCCTCGGCCACGGCCTCGGCCTGGGTCAGGTCGAGGCGTCCGTTGCGCCAAGCCCGGTAGCTGAACTCCCCGCGCCGCGCCGGGCGCGCCCCCTGGCGGCAGCACTCGGCCAGCACCGCTCCGGGCAGGGCCAGGCCGCCGTGGCAGTGGATTTCTGCCGTGTCCTCGCCGGTGAACGAGCCGGGGCCGGGCATGAATACGGCCAAGACCTCATCCAGAATGACTCCGGCGGCGTCCAGGACATGGCCGTGGTGCAGGGTGGAGGGACGGAAATCCTTGAAATCCGGCCTTGTGGGCCGGAAGAGGCGGCGCAGCACGGCGCGGCTCTCCGGGCCGGAGAGCCGGACGATGGCCACGCCTCCCTGTCCGGGCGGGGTGGCGACGGCGACGATGGTGTCGATGGAGCCGGTGAGCGTCATACAGCCGGAGTCATAAGCCGGGCGCGCCGTCAAGGCAACGGCCGGGCAGGGGAGAGAGGGGGCGGAAAAAGCGGCGCGGGACGTCTGGACATCCCGCGCCGCTTGAAGAGTTTATTTCCCGTTGCGCCGCTTGGGCACGATGAGGACTCGCTTCATGGGGCCCTCGCCCTTGCTGCGGGTGAACACGGTCTCGTTCTCCTGCAGGGTCACGTGGACCACCCGGCGGTGATAGGAACTGAGGGGTTTGGTGCTCTGGGTGCGGCCCGTGGCGTCGGCCTTCTCGGCCAGGTGCAGGGCCATCTGCCGCAGCTTCTCGTCCTGACGCTCGCGGTACTCGCCGGTGTCGATCTGTACGCGCACCGAGCATTGCATGCGCCGGGCCACGATGCGGTTGAGCAGGTATTGCAGGGAGGCCAGGGTCTGGCCCTCGCGGCCGATGATCAGGCCCGAGTTCTCTTCGTCCTCGATGAAGACGTTCACCCTGTCCGGGATGATCTCCAGGTTCAGCTTGGGCTCGGGGATCATGGGCTCCAGGAGCTTGAGCAGCGTCTCGCGCACGGCCTGCTCCAAGAGTTGGGGATCCAGGGTGGTCATGTCCACCTTGGGCAGACCTTCCTCGACGTCCTCGGTCTCGCCGTTGTCCTGGGGCGCTGGCCGTTCGGCCTTCTCGGGCCGCGGCTGGCGTTGGCGCTCGGGGCGGCGTTCCCGGTCGCCGCCGCGGCGGCGGTCACGGCGGCCGCGCTCACGTTCCTGGCGGGGCTCCCTGGGCTTGTCCGCGCGGGGTTCGGCGGCCGCCTGGGGCTGGAAGTCGGGCTGCGCATCCTCGGGCTCGTCGGCGAGGTGCGCGTCGGCGATGGGCGCGGGTGCGGGGATGACGTCCTCGCGCGGGGCGAAGGCGGGCCGGTAGGGGGCCTGCCGGGGAGTCTCCGGCCGCTGGGGAGCCTCCGGGATGTCGATGCGCGGGGCTTCGGCGCGGGGAGTCTCGCGCGGCCGCTGGGGTTCGGGTCTGGGCGTTTCGGCCTTGGACTCCGCCCTGGGCTTCGGTTCGGGCTTGGGCTCCTCACGGCCGGGGGCCATGTCCTGCAAGGAGATGGCCTTGCGCGGGCGGGCCTTGATGGCCGCCTTCTTCACTCCCACCAGGCCGAAGATGCCGGTGGAGCCGCCTCCGATGATCTCGATCTCCAGTTTGTCGCGATTCAGGTCATAGTGTCTGCATGCGGCCTCGATGGCCTCGTCCAGGTTCTTGCCCTGGAACTCCTTGAACTCGTTCATGTGGTTCCTCGCTTCCGTCAGCGCTCCGCGATCCACTCGGTCGTCCGTCCGCCTATTTCTTCTGGGCGCGGATCATCCACCACTGCTGGGCGATGGACAGGACGTTGTTGACCAGCCAGTACACAACCAGGCCCGAGGGGAAGTTCAGGAAGAGGAAGGTGAACACCACGGGCATGAACATCATGATCTTGGCCTGTGTGGGGTCTCCGGTGGAGGGGGTCATCTTCTGCTGAATGAACATGGTGGCGCCCATGATCAGCGGAGTGACGTAGTAGGGGTCCTTGGCCGAGAGGTCGGCCAGCCAGATCAGGTCCGTGAACGGCACATGGGCGATGAAGGGCGCGTGGCGCAGTTCCACGGCTCCGAGCAGGGCCTTGTACAGGCCGAAGAACACGGGGATCTGGACGACCATCGGCAGGCACCCGCCCAGGGGGCTGACCTTGTAGGTCTTGTGCAGGTGCATGATCTCCTGGTTGAGGCGCTGCTTGTCGTCCCCGTACTTCTCCCGGAGCTTCTGGATCATGGGCTGGAGCTTCTTCATCTGCTCCATGGACTTGTAGCTCTTCTGCGACAGGGGCCAGAAGATGAGCTTGATGAGCACGGTCAGGAGGATGATGGCCAGACCGTAGTTGTGCACGAACTGATAGAACCAGTTGAGGATCCAGAGCAGAGGCACGGCCAGCAGATGGAACCAGCCGAAGTCCACGGCCGAGCCCAGATTGGCGGGCATGGTGGACAGGATGCCTCGATCCATGGGGCCCAGGTAGTAGGAGCAGTGCAGCGTCTTGGCCGCGCCGGCCTCCACCTGGAGGTCCTGGTCCACGGCCAGGCGGTAGACGCCGTCCTGGAGCATGGCCTTGAGCGTGGCCTGCTCGGTCTGGGGCAGCAGCGCGAAGATGAAGTAGTTGCTGTTGATGGTGGCCCAGTTGAGCGGCCCGGATTCGGACACGCCCTTCTCCAGGTCGCCCTTTTCCTTCTCGGTCATGCTCTTCTTGTCGAAGAGATACTCGACCCGCGTGGGGTTGTAGCTGTCGCTCGCGCCGGAGAGGGTCTTGCTGGCGGCGGTGAAGCTCATGCGGGTCTGAACCGGAGTTCCGCCGAGGTTGGTCAGGGTCAGCTCCTCGCGCACGAGGTAGCTGCCTGCCTGGAAGGTGAGTTTGCGTTCGATGCGGAATCCGGCGGAGTCGCCCACGAAGGTCAGGGTCTTGGTCTCGCCGTCGGCCAGCGTCAGATCGCCGGCCGGAGCGCCCCACTGGCCCATGTGCCAGGTGGGCACGCCGCCCAGGATGATGCCCAGGGGGGCCTTGACGCGGGCGTCGCCGACCATGTCCACGGTTCGGGAGTCGGGTCGGATGTCTTCCTTGAAGCGCTCCAGGGAGAAGCGCTCGAGCACGCCGCCGGAGGAATTGAGCACGGCGGTGAAGAGCGGAGTCTTCACGGTCACGGCGCGGCCCGGGACCGGCGCGTAGTCGGCCACGGGGGCCGGGGGAATCTGCTGGGCCGGGGCCGGGGCGGCTTCCTGCTTCTGTTCGGCCGCCGGGGGCGGGGTCGTGGGCTTCGGCGGCGGGAACATGTACTGCCAGCCGAAGAGCACGGCGAAGGAGAGAACCAGGGCGATGATGACGCGTTTGTTGTCCATGGATCAGCTCGCTTTACTGTTGCGGAAGGCTTGAATGAAGCGCGGCGGGACGGGGTCGTAGCCCCCGGCGCACCAGGGCTGGCAGCGGAGGACGCGCCAGACGGCCAGGACGGACCCCTTGAACGCGCCGTGAGCCAGGACGGCTTGGCGGGCGTATTCCGAACACGACGGAGTGAACCTGCACGCGGGAGGCAGGAGCGGCGCGAGGAACTTCTGATAGATCCAAATGAGCCCCAGGGCTATGGAGCGCATGCCTTCTTCTCCCGGTCCGGCCCGCGTCCGCCGTTTCCCGTCAGGCGGGTCAGAAGCGGGGCCAGTTCCAGGGTGGCGACGGCAAGTGTCAGCCGATCCGCGTCAAGCGATCTCTTGGGCACGAGCACGATGTCCAGTGGCCCGGAGATTCGATCCTGATGGAGCCGGAAAAACTCTCGCACCACCCGTTTGATGCGGTTGCGAACCACCGCCCGCCCCATCTTCCGGCTTACGGCCATACCCAGGCGAAACTGCCTGGGCCCGTCGGGCCGCGCGGAGACGAACAGAAGAAAACTCTTGGAGGAGAATTTCCGTCCCTGTCCGAAACAGCGGGAAAACTCGGGACTCTTGCGGAGGCGGCGTTCCCTCGACCAGGTCAGGCGGCTAATCTCTGGCGCCCCTTCTGGCGGCGGCGGCGCAGGATGGCGCGGCCGTTCTTGGTGCGGGACCGGACGAGGAAGCCGTGGGTCCGCTTCCTTCTCGTCTTGCTCGGCTGGTAGGTTCTCTTGGACATATGGGTGCTCCTCGTGAGATGAATTTCGTTGAGTGAACAAGGCTGAACAAAGCCATATAGCCCTTGAACGCGTCGTCGTCAAGGACCATGGCCCCGTCCGGGGTGCATCCCGCCCGATGCTTCCCGCCGCCCGTCATCTCTGCTACCTTCCATGCCCATGAGCGGGCCCCGCGTCAAGCACCCGGCTCTTGCGGTCGGGCCCGGGAGAGCGGGACGCCGCCCCTCCGCCCATGAAGGAGATCGACATGCGCGAACCCATCGACAAGTATTGGTCCCGGCGTCTGGACGACGTGGCCGAAGCACTCGACGACAACGGTTTCGAGGTCTTCCGCGCGACCTGCGAGGAGGATGTGCGGCGCATCGCCCTGTCCGAGATCCTGCCCGCGCTGGGGCCCCGGACGGTCAGCTTCGGCGGCTCCACCACCGTGGTCTCCAGCGGGCTGTACCAGGCGCTCAAGGACTCCATCGGCTGCGAGGTGCTGGACGTCTTCGACAAGAGCCTGTCCGAGCCGGACAAACTGGAATTGCGCCGCCGGGCCCTGACCTGCGACCTGTTCGTCACCGGCACGAACGCCCTCACCGAAGCCGGCCAGCTGGTGAACCTGGACATGATCGGCAACCGGGTGGCGGCACTGACCTTCGGCCCCCGGAATGTGCTCGTGGTGCTGGGCCGCAACAAGCTCGTGGCCGACCTTTCGGCGGCAATGCGCCGGGTCAAGGACTACGCCGCGCCGGTGAACGCCTCCCGGCTGGCCAAGAAGACGCCTTGCGTCAAGACCGCCCGCTGCATGGACTGCAACAGCCCGGAGCGGATCTGCAACGTCTGGACGATCACCGAGAAGTCCTTCCCCAAGGGCCGGATCAAGATCATCCTGGTGAACCAGGATCTGGGGTTCTAGGGTGAAGGACTACACGAAAGTCGGCCGAAACTACCGCGAGTCCGTAATCCCCGAGGAGGGGGAACGGGTCTTTCAGGTGGTCATCGAGGAATCCGACCTCTTCGTGGTGGCCCGGCGCGACCTTTCGGCCGAGGTGGCCGACTGTCTGCGCGAACTGCGCGGGGAACTGAAGAGCCAGATCCTCCTGCACCGGGATTTCCTGACCAGTCTGGTCCCCCTGCCGACCCCGCCCGGAGCCCCGGAGATCGTCCGGCGCATGTGCGAGGGGGCCCGGGCCTGCGGCGTGGGCCCCATGGCGGCGGTGGCCGGGAGCGTGGCCCAGATGGTCTGTGAGCGTTTCGTGTCCGAGAGTCCGGACATCATCGTGGAGAACGGCGGGGACATCTTCCTCTGCTCCACGCGGGAGCGGGTGGTGGGCCTGCTGGCCGAACCCGAGTCCGGGGCCCGGCTGGGCCTGCGCATCCCGGCCGGGGAATTCCCCACCAGCCTGTGCTCCTCCTCGGGCCGCATCGGCCATTCGCTGAGCCTGGGGCATGGCGACCTCGTCACGGTGCGGGCCGATTCCGGAGCCCTGGCCGACGCCGCGGCCACGGCGCTCTGCAACCGGCTGAAGACGGCCCGCGACCTGGAGGCGGTGCTGGATGGGGCGCGGGAACTGGCCCCCGCCGGTGTGCTCGGGGTCTTCGCCCAGATGGGCGGCCGGGTGGCGGCCTGGGGCCGGATGGAACTGGTGGCCCTGTAGGACTCTCAGTCCTTCTTCGTCATGATCTTTTCGAGGAAGTCCGGGTCCAGGATGCGGATGACGCGCTTGGCCACGTCGTGGTC
This is a stretch of genomic DNA from Desulfovibrio aminophilus DSM 12254. It encodes these proteins:
- a CDS encoding protein jag: MNEFKEFQGKNLDEAIEAACRHYDLNRDKLEIEIIGGGSTGIFGLVGVKKAAIKARPRKAISLQDMAPGREEPKPEPKPRAESKAETPRPEPQRPRETPRAEAPRIDIPEAPQRPETPRQAPYRPAFAPREDVIPAPAPIADAHLADEPEDAQPDFQPQAAAEPRADKPREPRQERERGRRDRRRGGDRERRPERQRQPRPEKAERPAPQDNGETEDVEEGLPKVDMTTLDPQLLEQAVRETLLKLLEPMIPEPKLNLEIIPDRVNVFIEDEENSGLIIGREGQTLASLQYLLNRIVARRMQCSVRVQIDTGEYRERQDEKLRQMALHLAEKADATGRTQSTKPLSSYHRRVVHVTLQENETVFTRSKGEGPMKRVLIVPKRRNGK
- the yidC gene encoding membrane protein insertase YidC; its protein translation is MDNKRVIIALVLSFAVLFGWQYMFPPPKPTTPPPAAEQKQEAAPAPAQQIPPAPVADYAPVPGRAVTVKTPLFTAVLNSSGGVLERFSLERFKEDIRPDSRTVDMVGDARVKAPLGIILGGVPTWHMGQWGAPAGDLTLADGETKTLTFVGDSAGFRIERKLTFQAGSYLVREELTLTNLGGTPVQTRMSFTAASKTLSGASDSYNPTRVEYLFDKKSMTEKEKGDLEKGVSESGPLNWATINSNYFIFALLPQTEQATLKAMLQDGVYRLAVDQDLQVEAGAAKTLHCSYYLGPMDRGILSTMPANLGSAVDFGWFHLLAVPLLWILNWFYQFVHNYGLAIILLTVLIKLIFWPLSQKSYKSMEQMKKLQPMIQKLREKYGDDKQRLNQEIMHLHKTYKVSPLGGCLPMVVQIPVFFGLYKALLGAVELRHAPFIAHVPFTDLIWLADLSAKDPYYVTPLIMGATMFIQQKMTPSTGDPTQAKIMMFMPVVFTFLFLNFPSGLVVYWLVNNVLSIAQQWWMIRAQKK
- the yidD gene encoding membrane protein insertion efficiency factor YidD; its protein translation is MRSIALGLIWIYQKFLAPLLPPACRFTPSCSEYARQAVLAHGAFKGSVLAVWRVLRCQPWCAGGYDPVPPRFIQAFRNSKAS
- the rnpA gene encoding ribonuclease P protein component, encoding MSRLTWSRERRLRKSPEFSRCFGQGRKFSSKSFLLFVSARPDGPRQFRLGMAVSRKMGRAVVRNRIKRVVREFFRLHQDRISGPLDIVLVPKRSLDADRLTLAVATLELAPLLTRLTGNGGRGPDREKKACAP
- the rpmH gene encoding 50S ribosomal protein L34 — translated: MSKRTYQPSKTRRKRTHGFLVRSRTKNGRAILRRRRQKGRQRLAA
- a CDS encoding lactate utilization protein, with product MREPIDKYWSRRLDDVAEALDDNGFEVFRATCEEDVRRIALSEILPALGPRTVSFGGSTTVVSSGLYQALKDSIGCEVLDVFDKSLSEPDKLELRRRALTCDLFVTGTNALTEAGQLVNLDMIGNRVAALTFGPRNVLVVLGRNKLVADLSAAMRRVKDYAAPVNASRLAKKTPCVKTARCMDCNSPERICNVWTITEKSFPKGRIKIILVNQDLGF
- a CDS encoding UPF0280 family protein, which encodes MKDYTKVGRNYRESVIPEEGERVFQVVIEESDLFVVARRDLSAEVADCLRELRGELKSQILLHRDFLTSLVPLPTPPGAPEIVRRMCEGARACGVGPMAAVAGSVAQMVCERFVSESPDIIVENGGDIFLCSTRERVVGLLAEPESGARLGLRIPAGEFPTSLCSSSGRIGHSLSLGHGDLVTVRADSGALADAAATALCNRLKTARDLEAVLDGARELAPAGVLGVFAQMGGRVAAWGRMELVAL